The genomic region CCAACACATACAGTACAAAATCATTATTGTGCAATATATATAATGAGATACTGAGTACTAACCCTTTTTTGTTTTTTGCCACGTAGAACTTTTGGAAGTCCATGCAAGGGAGATTCACTTTCTTTGCACCAACACTGATACATGGCAAAAAGAGCAACATCAGAAAACTAGAATGTTTGGAATCTTATTAAATCCTATAGTATGTTGATACACATAAACATACATGGGTTGTCACAGTAATATTCTCAAGGGGCCATTTTCTATCATGGCTGTCAACACAGTAAATTGTTTGAAGAATCAGAAGAAGAAACATTGGCCTTACGGCATCAGTAGTGCTAGAGATATTTACAAAACGGCAAAGTTTTCATGGCCGAGCCATAAGATTGGAATGGACATTGGTACTTCCATTATAGAAAACACAACTAAATTCAGCTCTTAAGGTTAAACAACACGAGCCGCAAATTCCATGACGTACGCTCGCTCCCTGCACCGACACATCCGAATAGAAATAATGCCGATGCAGTGAATAAACTAAAAAAATGGCACTCGGCATAATATATGTAGAGTAGCCGTCCGTAAATACCATGAATTAATATTTCTATAACGACAAATTTTTATTGCTGGCCTAGAATATTGTCGTTGGCGAATGGCAGATTTAGTAATATTAAAAATGTTTGCAAGACGACAAAAATTTGCCATAGACAGGAATACCGACAATTAGGTAACTGAAAACACAACTAAACTCAACTCTTCTACTTATGTGCATATGATAGTCGACAACGACAGACACTGCAATCCGAATAGAAACATGGACACGCTAGAAAAAACGTCCATTGGCGTTGCGCTGTCGCTGAATAGCACATGATTAATAAATATTACAAAGTTAATAACATTACTGTTGGCATGAATATGGGTACTTCCGTTAGTACAAGAAGCAGAACTAAGCTCGTTTCTTTTAATTATCGCGACACGACACTGCAACCGACATGATGGGCATGCCCGTGACAAACACATCTGAATCGATGTAGCCGAGAAACACGGAAACAGAGAGTTAAAAATGGGCGGGGGATATATAGAAAAGGAAGGGCTAATCGTCATCATACGTGGAGCTGCTCCCCTTGAGCTGCTGCACCAGGGCGTCCACCTTGCAGAACTCCACCTCGTGCAGGGGCTGGTTCCTGCGGATGGCAAAGCAGAGGCAGAGCAAGTCAGTCAGTATCCGAGACGAGAGGAGAAAGTGGACAACAAGGCCACGGGCGTGGCGTGGGGGAGGCGACACGGACAGCAGGGCGTCGATGTCCCTGAGGATCCTGTCGCCGTCATTGAGGAAGATGTTGAGGACTTCGGCGACGTAGCCCGTGCCTCCACTGCCCTCGTCCAGCTCCTGCAGCTGCTGGAAATACGCGTCCACGGCACCCTAGATCGATCACGGCAATGAGACTGTCAGAGCAGAGAGCACGGTGTGGCTCTAGAGGTGAGGGAAAGGACTCACCGTGGCGTACATGGAGGAGAGGTGGGCGTGGAGCTGGGCCCTGAGCTCGGCGATGGCCTCCATGGCAATGTTGGGGNNNNNNNNNNNNNNNNNNNNNNNNNNNNNNNNNNNNNNNNNNNNNNNNNNNNNNNNNNNNNNNNNNNNNNNNNNNNNNNNNNNNNNNNNNNNNNNNNNNNNNNNNNNNNNNNNNNNNNNNNNNNNNNNNNNNNNNNNNNNNNNNNNNNNNNNNNNNNNNNNNNNNNNNNNNNNNNNNNNNNNNNNNNNNNNNNNNNNNNNNNNNNNNNNNNNNNNNNNNNNNNNNNNNNNNNNNNNNNNNNNNNNNNNNNNNNNNNNNNNNNNNNNNNNNNNNNNNNNNNNNNNNNNNNNNNNNNNNNNNNNNNNNNNNNNNNNNNNNNNNNNNNNNNNNNNNNNNNNNNNNNNNNNNNNNNNNNNNNNNNNNNNNNNNNNNNNNNNNNNNNNNNNNNNNNNNNNNNNNNNNNNNNNNNNNNNNNNNNNNNNNNNNNNNNNNNNNNNNNNNNNNNNNNNNNNNNNNNNNNNNNNNNNNNNNNNNNNNNNNNNNNNNNNNNNNNNNNNNNNNNNNNNNNNNNNNNNNNNNNNNNNNNNNNNNNNNNNNNNNNNNNNNNNNNNNNNNNNNNNNNNNNNNNNNNNNNNNNNNNNNNNNNNNNNNNNNNNNNNNNNNNNNNNNNNNNNNNNNNNNNNNNNNNNNNNNNNNNNNNNNNNNNNNNNNNNNNNNNNNNNNNNNNNNNNNNNNNNNNNNNNNNNNNNNNNNNNNNNNNNNNNNNNNNNNNNNNNNNNNNNNNNNNNNNNNNNNNNNNNNNNNNNNNNNNNNNNNNNNNNNNNNNNNNNNNNNNNNNNNNNNNNNNNNNNNNNNNNNNNNNNNNNNNNNNNNNNNNNNNNNNNNNNNNNNNNNNNNNNNNNNNNNNNNNNNNNNNNNNNNNNNNNNNNNNNNNNNNNNNNNNNNNNNNNNNNNNNNNNNNNNNNNNNNNNNNNNNNNNNNNNNNNNNNNNNNNNNNNNNNNNNNNNNNNNNNNNNNNNNNNNNNNNNNNNNNNNNNNNNNNNNNNNNNNNNNNNNNNNNNNNNNNNNNNNNNNNNNNNNNNNNNNNNNNNNNNNNNNNNNNNNNNNNNNNNNNNNNNNNNNNNNNNNNNNNNNNNNNNNNNNNNNNNNNNNNNNNNNNNNNNNNNNNNNNNNNNNNNNNNNNNNNNNNNNNNNNNNNNNNNNNNNNNNNNNNNNNNNNNNNNNNNNNNNNNNNNNNNNNNNNNNNNNNNNNNNNNNNNNNNNNNNNNNNNNNNNNNNNNNNNNNNNNNNNNNNNNNNNNNNNNNNNNNNNNNNNNNNNNNNNNNNNNNNNNNNNNNNNNNNNNNNNNNNNNNNNNNNNNNNNNNNNNNNNNNNNNNNNNNNNNNNNNNNNNNNNNNNNNNNNNNNNNNNNNNNNNNNNNNNNNNNNNNNNNNNNNNNNNNNNNNNNNNNNNNNNNNNNNNNNNNNNNNNNNNNNNNNNNNNNNNNNNNNNNNNNNNNNNNNNNNNNNNNNNNNNNNNNNNNNNNNNNNNNNNNNNNNNNNNNNNNNNNNNNNNNNNNNNNNNNNNNNNNNNNNNNNNNNNNNNNNNNNNNNNNNNNNNNNNNNNNNNNNNNNNNNNNNNNNNNNNNNNNNNNNNNNNNNNNNNNNNNNNNNNNNNNNNNNNNNNNNNNNNNNNNNNNNNNNNNNNNNNNNNNNNNNNNNNNNNNNNNNNNNNNNNNNNNNNNNNNNNNNNNNNNNNNNNNNNNNNNNNNNNNNNNNNNNNNNNNNNNNNNNNNNNNNNNNNNNNNNNNNNNNNNNNNNNNNNNNNNNNNNNNNNNNNNNNNNNNNNNNNNNNNNNNNNNNNNNNNNNNNNNNNNNNNNNNNNNNNNNNNNNNNNNNNNNNNNNNNNNNNNNNNNNNNNNNNNNNNNNNNNNNNCACTTGTACGCCCATAAATCTTATCACAACAGCTCAACCTTCCTCCTTTTATTGCTTCGACTTATATATAGTTTTACAGAGAGTTCGCGCCCAACACGGCCTACTGAACTTGCCCAACAAGACGCGACCCTGCTCAGGGCGGCCCTGTGTTTCGGGAGGCCCTAGGCGAAACAGAGGTTATATATGATGCCCCTATGTCCTAAGATCATATATATGTATGCGTGTGCGTGGTACATAAACTTAAACATAATAATTGTTGGACAATGCCATATTACGACAGAAATAATAAAAAGATAGAAAATTGAAAGTAACATGATATGATTACCTTAAATAAGAACCAAATTCAACTGACTCCATCGACAACAATAATACTTAAGTACCCTTCAGTTGTTGAATCTTCAGATCCCTTTCTATCTTTTTCCTCTTTGTTTGAGCAAACTAACAAATGCTTCTTAGGCAACATGACGGGCTAATGTCCTAATATTATGAAGAAAAAATTATTCAAGGAATTAGAAATTTATACATCGGATGATTTGAATGATTGGAACCCTAGACATGTGCATAGAATGACAAAAAAAAAGATGGTTGAATACATACTATGAAAGATTGAATTCGAAAATTATACATTAAAATTTGGAACTTCGTGTACACTGAAATTAGAGGATGGATCATGGATGAATAGTTGAATACgttctaaaaaataaaagaaattacTGAAATTGGGGTTTGCAGGGATGGATCAGGAACATGGTACAGAGAGTTATGCATGGATACGTATACGTACTGCTGTGAGCTGCGCTCACTGCTCACATACATACGTATACGTACTGCTGCGGGCTGCGGCTGCTGGATTGCCGCACGGCGGGCGACGCGCACAGCGGTGACCGAGGCAACCACAGCGACGAGTGGACGAACAGAAGAGCGAGGCGTCCGCGAGATCTTCGATTGATTTGTTTCACAATCGAAACGAGCGGCCCTGCCGTGCAGCGTGCGTGACGCTTCGCTAATCGCTACCTGCTATCTGATGGGCCTACCTCATCTCGTTTTTCTTCTCTCATAAATTTTTTTTCTCACCTATTTTTGCTTGGCTATATTATGTATGTGCACTACATCATGGGCCCCTCCCTGGGCTGGGCCCTGGGCT from Triticum aestivum cultivar Chinese Spring chromosome 4A, IWGSC CS RefSeq v2.1, whole genome shotgun sequence harbors:
- the LOC123082480 gene encoding histidine-containing phosphotransfer protein 2-like, with the protein product MEAIAELRAQLHAHLSSMYATGAVDAYFQQLQELDEGSGGTGYVAEVLNIFLNDGDRILRDIDALLNQPLHEVEFCKVDALVQQLKGSSSTVGAKKVNLPCMDFQKFYVAKNKKGCLMTLTLLKGDFCDVRNKLQTLMQLEQQIASLRREKICWGGALKGDAGHHLAGKSKVHLGGIGCIFLEVAIQ